TTCACCACCCTGCTCATGGGCTTCATCGGCAAGGTGCCCCTGGCCCTCGCCGCCGGCCTGTCCGTCTCCGGAGTCCTCGCCTCCCAGGTCGCACCCGAGATGACCTGGCCGCAGGCGATGGGCATGTGCGTGATGTACGGCGTGGTCATCATGCTGCTGGTCGTCACCGGCCTGCGTGAGATGATCATGAACGCGATCCCGCTCGCCCTCAAGCACGGCATCACCATGGGCATCGGCCTGTTCATCGCCCTCATCGGCTTCTACAAGTCCGGCTTCGTGCACCAGGGCGAGGCCACGCCCCTCGCGCTCGGCCCGGCGGGCGAACTGGCCGGCTGGCCCGTCCTGCTCTTCGCCGGCACCCTGCTGCTGATCTTCATGCTCCAGGCCCGGAACGTCCCGGGCGCCATCCTCATCGGCATCGTCGGCGGCACGGTCGTCGCGGCGATCCTGAACGCCGCCGGTGTCATCGACCCCAAGCAGTGGGCGGGCGGCGCACCCGAACTGCACGGCAGTGCCGTCTCCATGCCCGACTTCTCGCTCTTCGGAGACGTCGAGTTCGGCGGCTGGGGCGAGGTCGGCGCGATGACCGTCGGCATGATCGTCTTCACGCTGGTGCTCGCCGGGTTCTTCGACGCGATGGCCACCATCATCGGCGTCGGCACCGAGGCCAAGCTCGCCGACGACAAGGGCCGCATGCCGGGTCTGTCCAAGGCACTGTTCATCGACGGGGCAGGCGGCGCGATCGGCGGTGTGTCGGGCGGCTCCGGCCAGACGGTGTTCATCGAGTCGGCCACGGGTGTGGGTGAGGGCGCCCGCACCGGCCTGGCCTCCGTGGTCACGGGCCTGTTCTTCGCGGCCTGCCTGTTCTTCACCCCGCTCACCGCGATCGTGCCCTCGGAGGTCGCGTCCGCCGCCCTCGTCGTCATCGGCGCCATGATGCTGATGAACGCCCGGCACGTGGACTGGGCCGACCGGGCCACCGCCGTCCCGGTGTTCCTCACCGTCGTGCTGATGCCGTTCACGTACACCATCACCACCGGTGTCGCCGCGGGTGTCATCTCCTACGTCGCCATCAAGACCGCCCAGGGCAAGGGGCGCGAGATCGGCGTCTTCATGTGGATCCTCACGGCGGTCTTCGTCGTCTACTTCGCCCTCAACCCGATCGAGAGCTGGCTGGGCGTCCACTGACGCCCCGCAGCAGCCCTGACGCCGCAGCCTCAAGGAGACCGAGACAGATGCTGGACATCGCCGAGGAGCTGAACCGGTGGGCCGAGCAGGGCCGTGACTTCGCCGTTGCCACCGTGGTGGCCGTCGGCGGCAGCGCGCCCCGGCAGCCCGGCGCCGCGCTCGCGGTGGACGCCGACGGCACGGTGATCGGCTCGGTCTCCGGCGGCTGCGTGGAGGGCGCGGTCTACGACCTGTGCGAGCAGGCGCTGCGGGACGGCGAAACCGTCCTGGAGCGCTTCGGGTACAGCGACGACGACGCCTTCGCCGTGGGTCTGACCTGCGGTGGCGTCATCGACATCCTGGTCACCCCGGTACGGGCCGCCGATCCGGTCCGCCCGGTGGTCGCGTCCGCGCTCACCGCCGCCGCCCGAGGGGAGGCGGCGGCGGTGGCGCGGATCGTGTCGGGCCCGCGCGAACTGACCGGCCGTGCCCTGCTGGTCCGCCCCGACGGTTCCCACGAAGGCGGCTTCGGCGCCCATCCGGAACTGGACCGCACGGTCGCCGCCGAGGCCGGTGCCTTCCTGGACGCCGGACGCACCGGCACTCTGGAGATCGGCGAGCAGGGCTCACGCTGCGGAGCGCCCCTCACGGTCCTGGTCGAGTCCTCGGTCCCCGCGCCCCGCATGATCGTGTTCGGCGCGATCGACTTCGCCTCCGCCCTGGTCCGCGTGGGCAAATTCCTCGGCTACCACGTCACCGTGTGCGACGCGCGCCCCGTCTTCGCGACCCGGGCCCGCTTCCCGGAGGCCGACGAGATCGTCGTCGACTGGCCCCACCGCTACCTGGAGCGCACCGACGTCGACGCCCGTACGGTCCTGTGCGTGCTGACCCACGACGCCAAGTTCGACGTGCCCCTGCTGAAGCTGGCGCTGCGCCTGCCGGTGGCGTACGTCGGTGCCATGGGCTCCCGGCGCACCCACCTGGACCGCAACGCGCGCCTGCGGGAAGTCGGCCTCACGGACCTGGAGTTGAGCCGGCTGCACTCGCCGATCGGCCTGGACCTCGGGGCCCGTACACCCGAGGAGACGGCCCTGTCGATCGCGTCGGAGATCGTCGCCGGCCGGCGTGGCGGCAGCGGGGTCTCGCTGACCGGGGCGCACACGCCGATCCACCACGAGCCGGAGCCGAAGGCGGTGGGGCGGATCGGCTCGGTGGCCTGAGGCCCTGGTCGCCGAACGCCCCACCGGCGGCCGGTGGGTCAGGGCTGTCTGAGCAGGCGGTTCAGGGCCCGCCCGAACACGTACCGCGAGGAGCGCCGCACCACGCCGTCGAAGAGCGACGGCACGAACCGGACCCGGATCTCCTCCCGCCAGACCACCCGCGTACGGCCCCCGGGCCCCGGCCGCACCTCTAGTTCGGCCCAGCCGAGCACCACACGGCCCCGCTTCTCCAGCCGGCACATCCCCACGGCCCCGCCCTCGGGCGGCCGCCACACCGTGACCTCCATCGGGTCGTCGAAGGCCAGCGGCCCGGCGCCCGAGCGGGCCACGACGAGAGTGCCCTCACGCGTGGGCCCGGGCGGCACCACCCGGACCACCGTCAACGGCACCGCTTCACCGTGCCGGGGCCACCGCGTGATCCGCCGCCACGCCTCGTCGAGGGGGAGCGGGGCCGTGCGTTCGAGCAGGATGTTCGCCACCCCCCGATCGTAAGGAACCCGCGGAGCGTTATCGGTACACCTTCCCCGGCTCGGCCTTACCCGGTGCCAGGAGTTGGGGCACGGTCACGAAGACGTAGCCGCGTTCCTTCAGCACGTCGATGATCCCTGGTACCGCCGGCACCGTGCCGTCGTAGATGTCGTGGAGGAGGATGATCCCGTCCCGGGAGGACCGGTCGAGGACGCGGCGGGTGATCAGGTCGGAGTCGGTCGTCCGGTAGTCCTTGGCCGTCACGCTCCACAGCACCTCGGACAGGCCCAGTTCGCGGCAGATCGCGTGCACGGTGTCGTC
This is a stretch of genomic DNA from Streptomyces hawaiiensis. It encodes these proteins:
- a CDS encoding NCS2 family permease, which produces MTQQSLEPRATAEDAGEGTRVPAGRSWLDRYFHISHRGSTVAREVRGGITTFMAMAYILLLNPLILSGKDAAGATLAQPALITATAFAAAFTTLLMGFIGKVPLALAAGLSVSGVLASQVAPEMTWPQAMGMCVMYGVVIMLLVVTGLREMIMNAIPLALKHGITMGIGLFIALIGFYKSGFVHQGEATPLALGPAGELAGWPVLLFAGTLLLIFMLQARNVPGAILIGIVGGTVVAAILNAAGVIDPKQWAGGAPELHGSAVSMPDFSLFGDVEFGGWGEVGAMTVGMIVFTLVLAGFFDAMATIIGVGTEAKLADDKGRMPGLSKALFIDGAGGAIGGVSGGSGQTVFIESATGVGEGARTGLASVVTGLFFAACLFFTPLTAIVPSEVASAALVVIGAMMLMNARHVDWADRATAVPVFLTVVLMPFTYTITTGVAAGVISYVAIKTAQGKGREIGVFMWILTAVFVVYFALNPIESWLGVH
- a CDS encoding XdhC family protein; translation: MLDIAEELNRWAEQGRDFAVATVVAVGGSAPRQPGAALAVDADGTVIGSVSGGCVEGAVYDLCEQALRDGETVLERFGYSDDDAFAVGLTCGGVIDILVTPVRAADPVRPVVASALTAAARGEAAAVARIVSGPRELTGRALLVRPDGSHEGGFGAHPELDRTVAAEAGAFLDAGRTGTLEIGEQGSRCGAPLTVLVESSVPAPRMIVFGAIDFASALVRVGKFLGYHVTVCDARPVFATRARFPEADEIVVDWPHRYLERTDVDARTVLCVLTHDAKFDVPLLKLALRLPVAYVGAMGSRRTHLDRNARLREVGLTDLELSRLHSPIGLDLGARTPEETALSIASEIVAGRRGGSGVSLTGAHTPIHHEPEPKAVGRIGSVA
- a CDS encoding SRPBCC family protein, with the translated sequence MANILLERTAPLPLDEAWRRITRWPRHGEAVPLTVVRVVPPGPTREGTLVVARSGAGPLAFDDPMEVTVWRPPEGGAVGMCRLEKRGRVVLGWAELEVRPGPGGRTRVVWREEIRVRFVPSLFDGVVRRSSRYVFGRALNRLLRQP